A stretch of DNA from Tubulanus polymorphus chromosome 6, tnTubPoly1.2, whole genome shotgun sequence:
CAGTGAACATGATTCCAGGTTGTTGCGCGGTCCATTTCACCACTCGACCTTCAACTCGccagtttttgaaatatcgaCCAGTATCATCTGAAAACATAAACAAATCAGCACTCCTAGCGGCCATTCGAGAACTATATATTCAGAATAATAATCATGTACAAACCTTTGTTTTCGATGTCTATATTAAAGTCATCAGTGCATTTATACGTGCAAGTTTTATCAGGGATCTGAATAGACCACGTGTTTCCGGTTAGTCTAGTAGCATGTATTGCGTCATCGTTACCACATTTACACGAGACAGTTGTTTTCACATCGTAATTGTATATATGAACTGTCGTGTCGTTTACTCGACTCCAGCTCCGAGCCGCGCCTAGAAACATGATACACTTAAACATGCATAATCgtgttgatgacgtcatagggggatctATTAACTGCTCTCCCGCGTTTTGCACTTACCAGTTATGGAACGCGATTCATGCAATAAACATGACCATTGTTACGACGTAGGATAATTGCTGCGCCGTAGTATATTTGCGTCGGTGTATATTTTCTCCGACGTAGGATAATTGCTGCACCGTAGTATATTTGCGACGTGTCTACTTTTCATCGCATCTATTTCGCTGCGACGTGGGTAGTTTGTAACGACGTAGCTTATTTACGTGAAGGTTCCATAGTTCACCGTATGGTGGCGCCACGGtattatatattcaataaagttagaatttaattgaatcataTCGCTCTTTTCGACGCAACATAGTACGCCACAATCCGAAACTTTACGGATGCAATTCTTTCCGAGTTGAAACTTGATGAAGTAATAGAAACATTCCGGAGGGAAAATGTAAGGATAACTATTCAATATAAGGACAATAAGCCCATCCATCCACatatatacataggcctaccacTTACCACCAGTGTCGAGTGCCGCCGCCGGCGGACGATACGTTGATGGATCTGGATGGATGGATCGTCGATATGGAGAAGATCCAGACCATATCGTCGCCCGGCACGTGCACCCACTCCCGGACGATCGTCTCCTGTTGATGGAAATGAATTGTGATATGTTaagatcattttattattataatgaCTAATGACAGGCTAGGCAGCTTTACAAGCCTGAAGTAATGTCTTGTGACGTGTAATAAGGATGTAAACTAAGTGCTCTTCTGGCTCTGGTATTTCTCAATAACCGGGAGCAACATTTTTCCAGGCGCAGAGTCTAGGCCTACTCTCTCGAAGCGGTAACATAATTGGGCTCACAGCACAAGCGAGATAATGTGTTTTgcagaatattttcattatcttaTTCAGGTAACTCCAGCAGCTGTCGTAGCAATGCTCGACACTGACCTCACCTCCATGGGAGTAACAAGAATGGGCGATCGAGCACTCCTGAAAGTGAAATGTCGGCACTTTATATCATCAACTAGTGTTAATCGTCCAAGTGAGTAAATGGGAATTTACAATCATAAGTTGTAATAACGAGTACCAGTACTAAACCTATGCTTTAAATTTTTAGCTGTACCTATTCCGTCCTATGACATAGGCAAGGAGAGGAAAACTTTATTTACATCAAAAAAAAAGGATCCGAAAAACAAGTCGGCtatgatgaaataaactttcTTTTGTCTAGGCAATCCTGACTGTGTAAGTTatagattttcattcatatacCAGCAGTTCAGACATTGAAAAGTTAATAGGCCTATTGTAAAGCtgttttgattaaaaaatacCAAAGTAACTGTACATTGTATAACTCAAGTTAATAACTTGCTTTTGCAGAAGTTATCTTCGAATTATCACTAATACGAtctgtttcaataatgattttatttcattgcttCCAGATGGTTATTCCGCATGACAGGGAAAGTAGACTTAGCCTGATACAGTCAGGATTGGGCGagaaaacattggaaatagaAAAAGATTCAACATTCATAGAACTTCGAGGTAAATTGTTCGAAGTGTTTCCACAGTTGTCCACCGGTGGTGGTTTCGAGTTTCTTGCTGCCACGGCAAATAAAATGTTGGAGCTGCTTGACATTGAAAGCAGCTCCATCACACCGTATGCCTTGAAGAGCCTTGTGGCTCGAGGAAAAATCTATATTCGCCCCATACAAAGAGAGATATTGTCGCAAACTACTCCAAAGGTGAGTCAATGAACTATTTTCTGCTGTTCTTATAAATGATCTTaagtatgaataaaatttgTTTCTGGTTGTAGGCGGAATCAGTGAAAGAAAAGTGCTTGAAATGCGATCAGGAATTTCCACTCTCTTTGTTGAGGGAACACACTGAAAGCTGTGACgggtatatattttttcttattacaacgaacttcacaggaccagaaaatcagaacccagttccacagttgtgagttaagatttgactctgagttaaaacattgaaaatgaactaattttaactctaactcactactgtggaaccgggtcctgttGGTTAAAACCagtataaaataaatttgtcttACTTGGGTCGCAattctatatacatgtatgttatCCGTATCtgatgaattgatttattgtttGTTATGATGAGGATTCCACTCTACAGATGAGAggaattaaatttttaaatattattcTTAAATCGCTAGTTTGATCGATGATCTACCGAAGATTTcaaatgctgctgctgctgctgttgctgctgttaAGAGGAGCATTTCGTCTGTATGTATAGCTTGTAATACACACGTACATTGTAACAAGATGTTTCAGATTGCAGGCAATAACAGTTTATTATGTTTGTTGTATCTGCTGAATTAAAAAGTACACTcactaaatattttatcagTGATAAGTTTTCTATAATGGACCTAaggattattattattatggatTACAGACAAATGATGCAGAAACAAATCCTAAACAAGTTCGGCCTAATTCAGCCTACAATTTCCACAGGTACGTTTCTTCAGCAGCTATATTCCACATTCGCTGTATATGGTGATGTTGATGTATGTTttacaattcatcatcaggtgTCAATACTACCTACCATACATGTAAATGTAAGATATTTAATGCATTATTAGTTTCATAAAAAGCCGAGATGATTGTCTTAAATGGCTTGCTTCTTCCCAGCATCCTGGACACACCCTCTGATTCTTGTACTAAATTAGCTTATATAAAATGCATAATTGGTTTTATTTTAGGCACCAGGAGTTTATTGATCTTACTACCGATTTAGATATGATGTTTCCAGATGATGACAGTGATGCAGATTTGAATCAGGCAATTGCTAACAGCTTAGCCGAGGTGGTGGAACCACAATTGAAAGAGGAACGGTAAGCCACGGTCGTAAACTTTTCACTGTCAACGTGAATTGTATTAAACTCAGGAAATTGAAAAACTATATTTTCTTGCATTAACATTCATAGACAATTTCCTATCAGCTTTTCACGATGCCACATTCACACTTGTCATGGATAAtccaaatttattttacagttaCGGCATCATTATCTAAAAGAACAAAGGTAGTAGCAtggatatatttttgttacccAGTCTATATTCAGGTCTCTGCTTTTTATATGTCTATGTGTACTTTCTTAGGCTATCGGTGTgtagatttattatatatggTACATGTACATGCTTTCCTTCTCAATGGGGAACCCACAACACCAGCTATCTATGGAACGCGATTcacccaccagatggcgacaGGTCTTCcgttctcaaaatcagttcattgaatttcattgaactgaatttttagaCTCGCGAATCCGTATACTATGCAAATatgcaataaattcattcttttACTTAGGTATCGGAAAGATAagagaaaaattcattcagatttaattaatCGAAATGTGGAAGAAATTGAACGCGGACGACCAACTATCTAccagcgaacctggcggatcctcgcctgccatgagtggaatcctcgattgccgcagtagcGGTGTGTGGGTGCCCCATACACTCTAACCCTAACCAAAAAAAGTATTTGTTAACATTCACAAAAGCGACTGTAACCAAGTTTAAATCACATCATTATGTTGCACTTCATTAAGGtcttttcaatttattttcaaaggttaaatatagaatgaaatattttcactttAGGGATGGCCGTTCTCTTGAGGTTATCGTAAAAGACCACGCTGCCAAGGTAGTTGAACAAGATTCCGAAGAGACATTGAGTTTCACGTGTAGAAGAAAGTTTATCTTTAAAGATGCCGTTGCTAAGCTGAAGAGGACGAATTCTTCAAAACTAACCAAGCCTGTTCAAGTGACCTTCTTGGGAGAGGCTGGAATTGACAATGGTGGTCCTCGAAGGGAATTCCTGGAATTAGTCATTTCAGAGGCTGCTAGATCTCCGCTTCTTGTTGGGCCAGAAAATTCGAGATCACTGAGTCATGACTTGGTAGCTCTGGATAAcagatctttttttcattttggccAGTTAATAGCTTTGAACCTTATTCATGGCGGGGCTGGGGCCcgcttttttaattcattaattgccAAAATTATCCTGTACGAGAAGTATGATGCCAAAACAATCGTTGTCGAAGAAGTGCCTGATGTCGATTTACGCAAAAAACTACAACAGGTGtagtattcattgatttttttagcCCATTTGTACTGAAGTCCTAGTGGGctgttgcattcactttttaaCCCACTTGGGCTATTGCTAATTCCTcgacctgtagcttcctaatgagtttcaagctcattgatTTGTATATGTTTACCatgatgttgaatattgaattgtcaaattgtcaagcatttcacaaAGTAGGCATGGTTTCCCTGGACTCTCAGTTCAAGAGTTTGTATTCGGGTTCATTATAAGACAGTACTAATACACTTTTGATTGTTTCAACTTTCTTTTGCAGCTAAATGAGATTTGTGACGAAGCTGAATTGGTGAAATTTGTAGATGAAAATCTAGAATGTCGCTTTGAAATGGGCTTTACAAAACCCtctattttcataaaattgtCCGACAAACAAAAGATAGTAGAGTATCTGGCCTTGAACTCCCTGGTTCACCGTTCAAAATCAGAGCTAAACCAACTTCTAGAAGGTTAGTATTTTACAGTTTAGCAGTAGAATTTGCGAATGCAGCTATATTACATTTCGGTCTCAGCTTGGGTTTAAGGTTGTTTTCTGTTCACGCAGAGAGCTCGGTACGATTCTGTTCATTAGGGCTACAATGTTTGAATTCTTGTACATCTTATGTTATGCAGGCATGTCGACTCTCGGAGTTCTGGATCTCATCCGCAAATTCCCCTCATCATTCGAAAAGGTCTTTAGTGGGGCTCCAAGTCCAATGTCCGTAGACTACATGACAcagttatttcatgttgattaCTCCCCTCCTGGATCAAATAAGAGGGTAGAAGAAGAACAAATTATCATGAATTGGACGTTCTTACTCGAAGAATCATTTGGTAGGTTTAAGCACCTCCTGGTGTTATCATTTATACATCTACAGTCAAAATCCATTTTAAGGCTGctattctttttaatttcacttttatttttcacagAACAAACTTATGtaacaaaattattatttctctCCATTCTGAACGTGATAATTGAAACAAACAATgagttattttcattaaattctgTTACAGAAGGCAATATCAAGGAAAAAACAGATGTTGGCGAGATGACCCTGTCCTTGGAGGATATTCACATGATTGTCACAGGATCTTCTCAGAAACCAATAATAGGTTTCCACCACAAGCCTAGGATCGAGTTCAATCATAGTGGTGATGGATACTTAGTACATGCCAATACTTGTGCCATGGTAATAAGACTTCCAGTGAATAAAAAGATGCTTGAGGTTAAAAGTTTTGTCAAGGAGATAACATTTTGTATATACAATTCCCCGGGATTTGGATGtatataaaatgattttatacaTGCATTCATTTTAAATGGATATTCGAAGTAAATCAACATGAAATCCTCATGACACACATCCCATTTGTTTGTATGTTTTATTTACTATGTATTAAGTCGGATAATAGTCCTAGAATCTTTACCCTTTAAAGCTCAAAGCACCCTTTTTGTCAATAGCTAGTATGACGGTGGTCGGGAATTGGGCCTGATCCCTCACGAATATAAATTCCGTCCCCGCCCAGCATACTGGTTGTTGACTCTTAAAAGTGCCCCCTCTTGGAATTTATCAAAGGCAGGTGATGGGAAATGTGCCATCATACACTCACCTTTGATATATCCCTAGAGTGGGCCAGGCTTTAAAGGGTAACAGGTTCAAGGGAAAACCGGTCATTGAATTTGTCAGTCAAGGTTTCAGTTCAATCATATTGATATCGAAAGGCTTGTTGTGGATTGACAATTAACATTCCAGTTTATGaacttatgttttattcataagACTACTtcgttattcatttattcagtccattaagtttttatattttttgaacaaataatacataaaattggtGTTTCAGATAAACGATTCAGCTGGTTTCTATCTATATACAGTCAAGTCTACAGTCGACAGTCAACTCCTCTTAATCCGTAGAAGTGGGACCTGGCAAAATCATACGGATTAACTGAAAATAcagattatttgaaaattctcagaATATTAATACCTGGCCTAGTATAGGCAGGAAATAGCTCTTAAGGGGtgtattattaattttttcacttgTAAATTGATTACTTCAGCATTAATACGGATTATTTCATACGGATTaactgaataatttattaaggATTTGAACAAGAAAAAACGGGACTTTGAAATGACTACGGAATaattaaaaatccggattaatGGGATCCGGATTAAGAGGAGTTGACTGTATATTACAATAATAAATGCAGGAAAGCTTGTCGGATTTCAATATAAGCATTTTTTCCTAAGTCATGTTCTGTTTCCATTGAACTTCTTGACAACTCTTGGAACACTGGTAGATCTGCTTCATCTATGGGACATGGAGTTAAGGGCACCATAACTCTCTCGTGATCATCCAAGTTAGCTGCCATTAGTTCCTAAATGAAAGAGAATATAATTGGCACACATCATTTTGAGCTCAAAACTTGTATTACCAATTTATACAGAATATgattataaataaattaactGAAAAATTATTCTACTGAAAAAGTTGTgcatgtgttttttttttcgcttaCCAAATGATCACCAACAGGAGGGCTGCCTTGGTTTTCACCTCTTAACCATAATTGAAGCGGTGACTGACCCACTGTTCTGACCTTATGACATATCCAGGCATCAATAAAGCGATTAATGCTGTTTTGTAGGCGGGGTAGAAAAACCATGTGCAAAACATACAGGTCAACGTCATTGTCTGCTATCAGTAAACCTTCTTCTTCtagtgaatgaaataaattatagaAGGTAGATGTGCAGAGAGAATACACATCGCGCCAAAGTCTTTCTATCCGTTGATTGTGGACACTGCAGCCAGTAATAAAATGCCCAGGGCCTCTGTCAGGATGTGCAATTATGTAATCAGCAATTAAGACATTTTCTCCACCGTGGTCTGATCTAACTTTCTGGGGTAGCCCATATCTTTCGACTGCATTTTTGAAACTCCTAAAAACTGTATCTGCTCTATTGTTGTTGCTACATCTCATAAAGACAGGAATCCGAGAAAATCCATCAATTCCCCCATGAATTACTATACGCCatctgaaaattcaataaatgttatctttcaatgatattgttCATACAATGTATTACTAATATCCATGTAACAATAATGCTTTCTTAATTATTGTTTGAAATACACATGAACTTCTCGTCAAAGGCTAAATATCGTGAAATCATTTTGGATAGAATacttcattttgatatttttcaaatacatcGAGGAAATATTAAGTGTAAGTGACAAAAATCTATACCTAATCAACTTATGATTGCCATCTACATGCCATATAAAATTTGGCCCTGGAACCCAATATTCTCTTCTCTTCAGTGTTTTCCGTTTCCTCTCATCGATTCCATCTGGGTCGACCCGTCTTAACGACTCCCTTATCCGGTCACGCTGAACTCTAAGGCCTAAACTTTGTATGTGGCCAGCATGTAGCTTTTCTCCCCAATTAGGATGAATGGCTACAGCATCTGCCACGATGTCATCAAGAATATCATCtgcaaatagaaaaattatgcTTTATTTGCTAGtaagaaatacagtagactccgcctaAACCAGTACAGTTGggactttaattttttccaccGAATTAGGCGTTTACCGGTTTAAAGAAATGCGAAAACCAATGTAGCTGTATTCAGATATCATAGGTGATTTACAAGACCTTACCCACCTGATAATTTATCTGACATATTAGAGACGCGAAGTCCAAATTCCATAACACGTTGAGCAAT
This window harbors:
- the LOC141906991 gene encoding uncharacterized protein LOC141906991, coding for MLELLDIESSSITPYALKSLVARGKIYIRPIQREILSQTTPKAESVKEKCLKCDQEFPLSLLREHTESCDGLIDDLPKISNAAAAAVAAVKRSISSTNDAETNPKQVRPNSAYNFHRHQEFIDLTTDLDMMFPDDDSDADLNQAIANSLAEVVEPQLKEERYGIII
- the LOC141907813 gene encoding G2/M phase-specific E3 ubiquitin-protein ligase-like, which gives rise to MKYFHFRDGRSLEVIVKDHAAKVVEQDSEETLSFTCRRKFIFKDAVAKLKRTNSSKLTKPVQVTFLGEAGIDNGGPRREFLELVISEAARSPLLVGPENSRSLSHDLVALDNRSFFHFGQLIALNLIHGGAGARFFNSLIAKIILYEKYDAKTIVVEEVPDVDLRKKLQQLNEICDEAELVKFVDENLECRFEMGFTKPSIFIKLSDKQKIVEYLALNSLVHRSKSELNQLLEGMSTLGVLDLIRKFPSSFEKVFSGAPSPMSVDYMTQLFHVDYSPPGSNKRVEEEQIIMNWTFLLEESFEGNIKEKTDVGEMTLSLEDIHMIVTGSSQKPIIGFHHKPRIEFNHSGDGYLVHANTCAMVIRLPVNKKMLEVKSFVKEITFCIYNSPGFGCI